From a single Sphingobium sp. genomic region:
- the rimI gene encoding ribosomal protein S18-alanine N-acetyltransferase: MIKGDGRDVATIMPVMSAAFDASYGEAWTAAQCLSLLTMPGSSLYLARIDNDLAGFALTRWVADEEELLLIAVHPDWQCNGIASALIENIKATARNAGRRTIFLEVRANNSAFHFYCRNGFEQIGVRTGYYLGANGARYDAISMKFQI, encoded by the coding sequence GTGATAAAGGGCGATGGCCGCGACGTAGCCACGATTATGCCGGTGATGTCTGCGGCGTTTGATGCCAGTTATGGGGAAGCGTGGACAGCCGCCCAGTGCCTATCCCTGCTGACGATGCCGGGCAGTTCTCTTTATCTTGCACGAATTGATAATGATCTGGCGGGGTTTGCGCTGACGCGCTGGGTCGCAGATGAAGAAGAATTGTTGCTGATCGCCGTTCATCCCGACTGGCAATGCAACGGTATTGCTTCTGCACTGATCGAAAATATCAAGGCGACTGCGCGCAATGCAGGACGGCGTACAATCTTCCTTGAAGTTCGGGCAAACAACTCTGCCTTTCACTTTTACTGCCGAAATGGTTTTGAGCAGATTGGTGTGCGAACCGGCTATTATCTCGGCGCCAATGGAGCCCGATACGATGCCATTTCTATGAAATTTCAAATTTGA
- a CDS encoding MucR family transcriptional regulator — MTDAIDGNNEMLITLTADIVAAHVSNNSVSVGDLPALIANVHGALAGLGEPAAIAATPLEPAVPVRSSVKRDYIVCLEDGKKLKMLKRHLMTHYGMTPDDYRAKWGLAADYPMVAPAYAEQRRDLAKAIGLGRAPGSGRKKKVK, encoded by the coding sequence ATGACCGATGCAATCGACGGCAATAATGAGATGCTGATCACCTTGACGGCTGATATTGTTGCCGCGCATGTCAGCAATAATAGTGTGTCAGTTGGCGATTTACCGGCACTTATCGCAAATGTACATGGTGCGCTTGCCGGGCTTGGTGAGCCGGCTGCCATAGCAGCAACGCCGCTGGAACCGGCAGTTCCTGTCAGGAGTTCGGTCAAGCGCGATTACATTGTCTGCCTTGAAGATGGCAAGAAATTGAAAATGCTGAAGCGTCACCTGATGACGCATTATGGCATGACACCTGATGACTATCGCGCGAAATGGGGCCTTGCTGCCGATTATCCGATGGTCGCGCCGGCTTATGCTGAGCAGCGCCGCGATCTGGCAAAGGCCATCGGTCTGGGCCGGGCACCGGGATCGGGCCGGAAAAAGAAAGTCAAATAA
- a CDS encoding Fur family transcriptional regulator, with the protein METRIDLEALCQERGLRITDQRRVIARVISDADDHPDVEELYRRASAIDPKISIATVYRTVRLFEEAGILDRHDFGDGRARYEASPEAHHDHLIDVETGKVIEFVDPELEALQKQIAEKLGYRLVDHRMELYGVAISRDD; encoded by the coding sequence ATGGAAACTCGGATCGATCTAGAGGCACTTTGCCAAGAACGCGGCCTTCGCATCACCGACCAGCGTCGGGTCATCGCGCGCGTCATATCGGATGCCGACGATCACCCGGACGTCGAAGAACTGTATCGCCGTGCATCCGCGATCGACCCGAAGATTAGCATCGCGACGGTTTACCGTACCGTTCGCCTGTTCGAAGAGGCTGGCATCCTTGATCGCCATGATTTTGGCGATGGCCGCGCCCGCTATGAGGCATCGCCAGAAGCGCATCATGATCATCTGATCGATGTCGAAACCGGCAAGGTAATCGAATTTGTCGATCCGGAGCTTGAGGCGTTGCAAAAGCAAATTGCCGAAAAACTCGGCTATCGCCTCGTTGATCACCGCATGGAACTTTATGGCGTTGCAATCAGCCGCGACGATTGA
- a CDS encoding lysophospholipid acyltransferase family protein: MALQSAATIERRNPLAFIFGQLMLLSRLMLMIASLIVGLLLHNIWRLLRQPSPWPRLFLLSISWTAGIATATRGRRLRSNVFYAANHHSWLDIPVMSGVTGCTFVANDGIEKWPLIGWLCKINNTIFVSRENRLSVGGQVDELREAMGGAQPVTIFPEGTTHDGSGLLPFKPSLFAALVPPPTAMLVQPVFLTYGPHTRRMSWVGEEGIIDNFLRVMSYIMPVTATLHFLEPFDPAHYADRKAIAAEVRHRISEAMQAGDHYRREI, from the coding sequence ATGGCGTTGCAATCAGCCGCGACGATTGAGCGACGCAACCCGCTGGCCTTCATTTTCGGCCAATTGATGCTGCTGTCGCGGCTAATGCTGATGATCGCATCGCTGATTGTCGGACTTTTGCTGCACAATATCTGGCGACTATTACGCCAGCCATCGCCCTGGCCGCGTCTTTTCCTGCTGTCGATCAGTTGGACAGCCGGCATTGCGACGGCAACGCGCGGGCGACGCTTGCGCAGCAACGTGTTCTACGCTGCCAATCATCATAGCTGGCTCGACATTCCGGTCATGTCGGGCGTCACGGGCTGCACCTTCGTCGCTAATGACGGCATCGAAAAATGGCCGCTGATCGGATGGCTGTGCAAGATCAACAACACGATATTTGTCAGCCGCGAAAACCGGTTGAGCGTCGGCGGACAGGTCGATGAACTGCGCGAAGCCATGGGCGGCGCCCAGCCAGTGACAATTTTCCCGGAAGGTACGACGCATGACGGCTCAGGCCTGTTGCCGTTCAAGCCATCGCTGTTCGCCGCGCTGGTGCCCCCGCCGACGGCGATGCTTGTGCAGCCGGTATTCCTGACCTACGGCCCACACACTCGGCGCATGTCCTGGGTGGGCGAGGAAGGCATTATCGACAATTTTCTGCGGGTGATGTCTTACATAATGCCGGTCACGGCAACGCTGCATTTCCTCGAACCATTCGACCCCGCCCATTATGCCGACCGCAAGGCGATCGCGGCGGAGGTGCGCCATCGCATTTCCGAAGCAATGCAGGCTGGCGACCATTACCGGCGCGAGATATAG
- the miaB gene encoding tRNA (N6-isopentenyl adenosine(37)-C2)-methylthiotransferase MiaB, whose translation MSNESPKTFTIKNYGCQMNVYDGDRMAELLSAQGMSAAADKANADLVVLNTCHIREKAAEKVYSEIGRLRRRDGSSPMIAVAGCVAQAEGSEISRRAREVDIVVGPQAYHKLPEMVASVARGENVVDLDLPGLDKFDVLPKRRKTGAATFLTVQEGCDKFCTYCVVPYTRGAEISRGFAELIDEAKALVDAGAKEITLLGQNVNAWRDGEQDLGTLIRALDQIDGLARIRYTTSHPNDMTDGLIAAHAEVEKLMPYLHLPVQAGNDRILKAMNRSHSRDSYLRILDKVRAVRPDIALSGDFIVGFPGETDAEFEDTLSIVREARYAHAFSFKYSPRPGTPAATMDEQVAPEVADERLQRLQALINEQQTAFNRDTVGKRTSVLLEKPGKLDGQLIGRSPWLQSVHILAQGLSIGDIVEVDIVDAGPLSLKGEITMRAAA comes from the coding sequence ATGAGCAACGAGTCGCCCAAGACCTTCACCATCAAAAATTACGGTTGCCAGATGAACGTCTATGACGGCGATCGGATGGCTGAACTTTTATCGGCGCAAGGCATGTCGGCCGCCGCCGACAAAGCCAATGCAGATCTGGTAGTGCTGAACACCTGCCATATCCGTGAAAAGGCGGCCGAAAAGGTGTATTCCGAAATCGGGCGCCTGCGCCGGCGCGATGGTTCGTCGCCAATGATCGCGGTGGCCGGTTGTGTTGCCCAGGCCGAGGGTTCGGAAATCAGCCGCCGTGCACGCGAGGTCGACATTGTTGTCGGACCGCAAGCCTATCACAAGCTACCAGAAATGGTCGCGTCGGTTGCGCGCGGCGAGAATGTGGTCGATCTTGACCTGCCCGGCCTCGACAAGTTCGATGTCCTGCCGAAACGCCGTAAAACGGGTGCGGCCACGTTTTTGACAGTGCAGGAAGGTTGCGACAAATTCTGCACCTATTGCGTCGTGCCTTACACACGCGGCGCCGAAATCAGTCGCGGCTTTGCCGAACTGATCGATGAAGCCAAGGCGCTGGTCGATGCAGGCGCAAAGGAAATCACTTTGCTGGGGCAAAATGTGAATGCCTGGCGCGATGGCGAACAGGATCTCGGAACACTCATCCGCGCGCTTGACCAGATCGATGGGCTTGCCCGTATCCGTTACACCACCAGCCACCCTAACGACATGACGGACGGCCTGATCGCGGCGCATGCCGAGGTCGAGAAACTGATGCCCTATCTGCATTTGCCGGTGCAGGCGGGAAATGATCGCATATTGAAGGCGATGAATCGCAGCCACAGCCGCGACAGCTATTTGCGCATCCTCGACAAGGTGCGCGCCGTACGTCCGGATATCGCCTTGTCAGGTGACTTCATCGTTGGGTTCCCGGGTGAAACCGATGCCGAATTTGAAGACACTTTGAGCATCGTTCGCGAGGCGCGCTATGCCCATGCCTTCAGCTTCAAATATAGTCCGCGCCCCGGTACGCCTGCGGCAACAATGGACGAACAGGTCGCACCCGAAGTCGCAGATGAACGGCTGCAACGGCTGCAGGCGCTTATCAATGAGCAGCAAACCGCATTCAACAGGGATACTGTCGGCAAGCGGACCAGCGTGCTGTTGGAAAAACCGGGCAAACTCGACGGTCAATTGATCGGCCGATCGCCTTGGCTACAATCTGTGCATATCTTGGCGCAAGGGCTTTCCATCGGTGATATTGTCGAGGTAGACATAGTTGACGCGGGGCCCCTGAGTCTGAAAGGCGAAATTACCATGCGAGCAGCAGCCTGA
- a CDS encoding PhoH family protein: MAKKAQAQPGDMSRLEITFDRPHLINTIFGEFDRNLVAIENRLGVYISARGNRVQIEGEASAIARARDVLNDIYTRVARSEEIDPEAVQAIISMSAEPTLDGIVRKDDNSAPIMIRTRKKTLVPRSATQIPYMEALARDEIIFALGPAGTGKTYLAVAQAVAMLITGAVDRLILSRPAVEAGERLGFLPGDMKEKVDPYLRPIYDALYDCLPAEQVERRIASGEIEIAPLAFMRGRTLANAFIILDEAQNTTPAQMKMFLTRFGMESRMVICGDPKQVDLPGGATFSGLNDAVQRLEGVDGISTIRFNSADVVRHPLVGRIVDAYEGTDG, from the coding sequence ATGGCGAAAAAGGCACAGGCCCAACCCGGCGACATGTCGCGGCTGGAAATCACATTTGACCGGCCGCATCTGATCAACACGATCTTCGGCGAATTTGACCGCAATCTGGTCGCCATAGAAAACCGGTTGGGCGTCTATATCTCGGCGCGTGGCAACCGTGTTCAGATCGAAGGCGAAGCCAGCGCAATCGCAAGGGCGCGCGATGTGCTGAACGACATTTACACCCGCGTTGCCCGAAGCGAGGAAATTGACCCTGAAGCTGTGCAAGCGATTATCTCGATGAGTGCAGAACCCACGCTCGACGGCATTGTCCGCAAGGATGACAATAGCGCGCCGATCATGATCCGGACGCGCAAGAAAACGCTCGTCCCGCGCTCGGCAACGCAAATCCCCTATATGGAGGCGCTGGCCCGCGACGAGATCATCTTCGCGCTTGGCCCTGCAGGAACCGGTAAAACCTATCTGGCCGTCGCCCAGGCCGTCGCCATGCTGATCACCGGCGCGGTCGACCGGTTGATCCTGTCACGCCCCGCCGTGGAAGCCGGTGAGCGACTGGGTTTCCTTCCCGGCGATATGAAGGAAAAAGTCGATCCCTATCTGCGCCCGATTTACGACGCGCTTTATGATTGTCTGCCTGCCGAGCAGGTGGAACGGCGGATCGCCAGCGGCGAGATTGAGATTGCTCCGCTGGCCTTCATGCGCGGTCGCACGCTGGCCAATGCATTCATCATTCTGGACGAGGCGCAGAATACCACGCCTGCACAGATGAAAATGTTCCTCACCCGTTTTGGCATGGAAAGCCGGATGGTGATCTGCGGCGATCCCAAACAGGTCGATCTACCCGGGGGGGCAACCTTTTCCGGCTTGAACGACGCGGTCCAGCGGCTTGAAGGCGTCGACGGCATTTCGACGATCCGTTTCAATTCCGCCGATGTCGTTCGCCACCCGCTAGTTGGCCGTATCGTTGATGCCTATGAGGGCACGGATGGTTGA
- the ybeY gene encoding rRNA maturation RNase YbeY, producing the protein MVEVELDHSDEWGDGTDWQAIADAAVAAAFAFSSHGNLANAAFSLSLSINLSVDEEVHTLNSQWRGKDKPTNVLSFPMLDADEMAALAFTDDGEVLLGDMILAHGVCVREAAEKGIFLADHVTHLIVHGTLHLLGYDHIDDAEADHMEAIEIKALASLGLANPYSTD; encoded by the coding sequence ATGGTTGAGGTCGAACTCGACCATAGCGACGAATGGGGTGATGGAACGGATTGGCAGGCAATTGCCGATGCCGCAGTCGCTGCGGCCTTCGCCTTTTCCTCGCATGGCAACTTGGCGAACGCAGCATTTTCCCTTTCGCTGAGCATCAACCTTTCGGTTGATGAAGAAGTGCACACATTGAACAGCCAGTGGCGTGGAAAGGACAAGCCGACAAACGTCCTCAGCTTCCCAATGCTGGATGCCGACGAAATGGCCGCCCTTGCCTTTACCGACGATGGAGAGGTGCTTTTGGGCGACATGATCCTTGCGCATGGCGTATGCGTGCGCGAGGCAGCGGAAAAAGGCATCTTCTTGGCAGATCATGTAACGCACCTGATTGTTCATGGCACGCTGCACCTGCTTGGCTATGACCATATCGATGATGCTGAGGCCGATCATATGGAAGCGATTGAGATAAAAGCGCTTGCGTCGCTTGGCCTTGCCAATCCATATAGCACGGATTGA
- a CDS encoding hemolysin family protein, with product MPEGDSFTGSKTRSDDNGEGRLWKRIRALIWRRNNEPTLREQLEEKISEHEEDVEEGVEAEEDGDLSAPEREMLRNLLHFSENRVDDVMVPRSDILGLRENASFDEAVAAFAEHGHSRMPVYKDTLDNITGMIHVKDIFAVLAEGKEKPDSLEPFIRQPRYVPQSMGVVELLDEMRRTRTHLAIVIDEYSGTEGLVTIEDLVEEIVGEIEDEHDDEPEDMFAETSPGIWEADARAELDDLADELDAKLSEVDEDVDTIGGLAFVIAGQVPAVGDVLVHGESGWKIEIVDGDERRVTRVRLYRPEVIGEAAG from the coding sequence ATGCCGGAGGGCGACAGTTTTACCGGGTCGAAAACACGATCCGATGACAATGGCGAAGGCCGATTATGGAAGCGCATCAGAGCGCTGATCTGGCGTCGGAACAATGAGCCTACGCTGCGCGAGCAGCTTGAAGAGAAAATTTCCGAACATGAAGAGGATGTCGAGGAAGGCGTAGAAGCCGAGGAAGACGGAGACCTGTCTGCCCCGGAGCGCGAGATGCTGCGCAACCTGCTGCATTTCTCCGAAAACCGCGTCGATGACGTGATGGTGCCGCGAAGCGATATTCTCGGTCTACGGGAAAACGCCAGTTTTGATGAAGCCGTGGCCGCTTTTGCCGAGCATGGCCATAGCCGGATGCCGGTATACAAGGACACGCTGGACAACATCACGGGCATGATCCACGTGAAAGATATCTTTGCAGTGCTGGCCGAAGGCAAGGAAAAGCCCGACAGCCTTGAGCCATTCATCCGCCAGCCACGCTATGTTCCGCAAAGCATGGGTGTGGTCGAACTGCTTGATGAAATGCGCAGGACGCGAACGCATCTTGCCATAGTGATCGATGAATATTCGGGCACCGAAGGTCTTGTGACCATCGAAGATCTTGTCGAGGAAATCGTCGGCGAGATCGAAGATGAACATGACGACGAACCCGAGGACATGTTTGCAGAGACTTCACCCGGCATATGGGAAGCAGATGCCCGCGCCGAACTTGATGACTTGGCCGACGAACTTGACGCCAAATTGTCCGAGGTGGACGAGGATGTAGACACGATCGGTGGCCTTGCCTTTGTTATAGCCGGCCAGGTGCCAGCGGTCGGCGATGTGCTTGTACATGGGGAAAGCGGCTGGAAGATCGAAATCGTCGATGGCGACGAACGGCGCGTCACCCGTGTGCGGCTCTATCGGCCGGAAGTGATCGGAGAAGCGGCGGGTTGA
- the msrA gene encoding peptide-methionine (S)-S-oxide reductase MsrA has protein sequence MKKLGLMALGLVLAIIAGTSMAAARSERAHPKPERATAIFAMGCFWCAEADFEKAAGVINVVSGYTGGRTKNPDYESVSAGGTGHYEAVLVTYDPSKIRYAQLLSLFWKNVDPFDAEGQFCDKGESYRAAIFPSNESERKAAEASRDYLEGFFKRPLAPRIVPRVTFYPAEDYHQDYSRKNPLRYRYYRSRCGRDERLEAVWGK, from the coding sequence ATGAAGAAACTGGGTCTCATGGCTTTAGGACTGGTGTTGGCGATCATTGCTGGCACTTCCATGGCAGCTGCGCGCAGTGAGCGTGCGCATCCGAAACCCGAACGGGCGACTGCCATTTTCGCAATGGGCTGTTTCTGGTGCGCCGAGGCGGATTTTGAAAAGGCAGCGGGCGTGATCAATGTTGTGTCCGGCTATACCGGTGGACGCACGAAAAACCCTGATTATGAATCGGTGAGCGCAGGTGGTACGGGCCATTATGAGGCAGTGCTGGTGACCTATGATCCATCGAAAATCCGCTATGCGCAATTGCTGTCGCTATTCTGGAAAAATGTAGATCCGTTCGATGCGGAAGGGCAGTTTTGCGACAAGGGCGAAAGCTATCGCGCAGCCATTTTCCCCAGCAATGAGAGCGAACGCAAGGCTGCCGAAGCATCGCGCGATTATCTGGAAGGCTTTTTCAAACGCCCACTCGCTCCGCGCATCGTCCCGCGCGTAACCTTTTATCCGGCAGAGGACTATCACCAAGATTATTCCCGCAAGAACCCTCTCCGTTATCGCTATTACCGCAGTCGCTGCGGCCGCGATGAACGGCTGGAGGCTGTCTGGGGGAAATAA
- a CDS encoding MOSC domain-containing protein, giving the protein MIQTFIDALLTGQPVPFRADGAMSTIGTRQPVQDKLRLTLRGFEGDRVGDPSVHGDADKAVHIYPAEHYPAWRDDFAQQGSEPHPLLDRLGGFGENISARGMTEERVAIGDRFQIGEALVEISQGRQPCWKIDHLFGVKDMTASVIRTGRSGYYFRVIEEGNVGPDDQIIQTHGATHGWTVKRAFQLLIGGGHKMAGAQDALRELSDLESLAANWRRRARQLLDGMA; this is encoded by the coding sequence ATGATCCAGACATTCATCGACGCGCTGCTGACAGGGCAGCCTGTGCCTTTCCGCGCTGACGGTGCGATGAGCACGATTGGAACGCGCCAGCCGGTTCAGGACAAGCTCCGGCTGACGCTGCGCGGTTTTGAGGGTGACCGGGTGGGTGATCCCAGCGTCCATGGCGATGCTGATAAGGCGGTGCATATCTATCCCGCCGAACATTATCCGGCTTGGCGCGACGATTTTGCACAGCAAGGCTCGGAGCCCCACCCGCTGCTCGATCGGCTAGGTGGCTTTGGCGAGAATATCAGTGCCCGGGGAATGACCGAAGAACGTGTGGCGATCGGTGACCGTTTCCAGATTGGCGAAGCGCTGGTTGAAATCAGCCAAGGTCGGCAGCCCTGCTGGAAAATCGACCATCTTTTCGGAGTGAAGGACATGACTGCAAGCGTCATCCGCACTGGCCGAAGCGGCTATTACTTCCGGGTGATCGAGGAAGGCAATGTGGGACCGGATGACCAGATTATCCAGACGCATGGCGCTACACATGGTTGGACGGTGAAGCGGGCCTTCCAGCTGTTGATTGGCGGTGGGCACAAAATGGCGGGCGCGCAGGATGCGTTGCGTGAACTTTCCGATCTGGAAAGCCTTGCTGCCAACTGGCGTCGGCGCGCGCGGCAATTGCTCGACGGCATGGCCTAA
- a CDS encoding glycosyltransferase family 1 protein, whose product MQTSDLRIALFSGNYNYVRDGANQALNRLVGYLLRQGAQVRVYSPTVEEPAFPPTGDLVSVPSMAIPNRPEYRIPLSLSASVKRDLEGFAPNIVHISSPDRVARQAAKWARDRQLPVLASVHTRFETYFRYYNMSFLEPVVEAWLRKLYRKCDALVAPSESMAQVLREQRMNYDIDIWSRGVDRDIFNTARRDLQWRRDIGIEDDMPAIGFLGRLVMEKGLDVFSDTIDQLRRRDIRHKVIVIGEGPARSWFENRLPDAHFVGFQAGPDLARAVASMDMLFNPSVTETFGNVTLEAMACGLPVVAAKATGSQSLVVDNVSGRLISPGAIAQFADALRSYCEDPALRSEHGKAGEQRSLDYSWDAINQAVADTYLRLLRQRSIKADGK is encoded by the coding sequence ATGCAAACCAGCGATCTTCGCATTGCGCTTTTTAGCGGCAATTACAATTATGTGCGCGATGGCGCGAACCAAGCGCTAAACCGGCTCGTCGGATATCTGTTGCGTCAGGGCGCGCAAGTGCGTGTCTATTCACCGACTGTCGAGGAACCCGCCTTCCCGCCCACCGGCGATCTCGTCAGCGTGCCGTCCATGGCGATACCCAACCGCCCGGAATATCGCATACCGTTGTCGCTTTCCGCGTCCGTGAAGCGCGACTTGGAGGGTTTTGCACCCAATATCGTACATATTTCCAGCCCGGATCGCGTCGCGCGTCAGGCCGCAAAATGGGCACGCGACAGGCAACTGCCCGTCCTTGCATCGGTGCACACCCGCTTTGAAACCTATTTCCGCTATTATAACATGTCGTTTCTGGAGCCGGTGGTCGAAGCATGGCTGCGCAAGCTTTACCGCAAATGCGATGCGCTGGTGGCACCGTCCGAATCGATGGCGCAGGTGTTGCGCGAACAACGGATGAATTATGACATCGACATCTGGTCGCGCGGCGTAGATCGGGATATCTTCAATACAGCCCGCCGCGATCTGCAATGGCGTCGCGACATCGGCATTGAGGATGACATGCCTGCCATCGGTTTCCTCGGCAGACTGGTGATGGAAAAAGGGCTCGACGTGTTTTCGGATACGATCGACCAGCTCCGACGGCGCGACATCCGGCATAAGGTAATCGTGATCGGCGAAGGCCCGGCGCGCAGTTGGTTTGAAAATCGCCTCCCCGACGCGCACTTCGTCGGCTTTCAGGCCGGACCCGATCTGGCCCGTGCCGTCGCCAGCATGGACATGCTGTTCAACCCCAGTGTGACCGAAACTTTCGGCAATGTGACCTTGGAGGCCATGGCCTGCGGCCTGCCCGTGGTCGCTGCCAAGGCCACCGGCAGCCAAAGCCTTGTCGTCGACAATGTATCGGGCCGCCTGATTTCCCCTGGGGCCATCGCCCAATTTGCCGACGCTCTGCGTAGTTATTGCGAAGACCCGGCCCTGCGCAGTGAACATGGCAAGGCCGGCGAACAGCGCAGCCTTGACTATAGCTGGGACGCAATCAATCAGGCGGTCGCCGACACCTATTTGCGGCTGCTGCGCCAGCGCAGCATAAAGGCCGACGGCAAATGA
- a CDS encoding replication-associated recombination protein A, with protein sequence MTDLFGDPPHASQAGGVANAPLADRIRPQNLGDIVGQEHLTGPEGAIGRMVTAGRLSSMILWGPPGTGKTSIARLLADAVGMHYMAVSAVFSGVADLKKAFAEAEQMARTGKATLLFVDEIHRFNRAQQDGFLSFVEKGIVTLVGATTENPSFELNAALLSRTQVLVLRRLDESALGQLLDRAEAIEGKPLPLTAAARDALITSADGDGRFLLNQAETLFAIAPPDPLLDPQAMAALLHRRMPVYDKDREGHYNLISALHKSMRGSDPQAALYWLARMLVAGEEPLYVLRRITRFAVEDIGLADPRALEQCIAAKSAYEFLGSPEGELAIVQACLYCATAPKSNAAYKAQKAAWKLARETGSLMPPANILNAPTKLMKDIGYGKGYAYDHDSDEGFSGANYWPDEMQPVALYRPAPRGLEAKIAERLAHWEGLRKERGKR encoded by the coding sequence ATGACCGACCTGTTCGGCGATCCCCCGCACGCATCGCAGGCGGGCGGCGTCGCCAACGCCCCGTTGGCCGACCGCATCCGGCCGCAGAATCTGGGGGATATTGTCGGACAGGAACATTTGACCGGGCCGGAAGGCGCAATCGGGCGCATGGTTACCGCCGGTCGGCTGTCATCGATGATCCTTTGGGGGCCGCCGGGCACAGGCAAGACCAGCATTGCCCGGCTGCTCGCCGATGCGGTCGGGATGCACTATATGGCCGTTTCCGCTGTTTTCTCGGGCGTTGCGGACCTTAAAAAAGCCTTTGCCGAGGCCGAACAGATGGCCCGCACCGGCAAAGCGACACTGCTATTTGTTGACGAGATCCACCGCTTCAACCGCGCGCAACAGGATGGCTTCCTGTCCTTTGTGGAAAAAGGCATCGTCACCCTGGTCGGCGCGACAACCGAAAATCCCAGTTTCGAGCTCAATGCCGCGTTACTGAGCCGAACGCAGGTGCTGGTTCTGCGACGCCTCGATGAATCTGCGTTGGGCCAGTTGCTTGATCGGGCAGAAGCAATCGAAGGCAAGCCATTGCCGCTGACAGCAGCTGCCCGCGATGCGCTGATCACCAGTGCAGACGGCGACGGGCGTTTCCTGCTCAACCAGGCCGAAACGCTGTTTGCGATCGCACCACCCGATCCGCTTCTCGATCCGCAAGCCATGGCGGCGCTGCTCCACCGGCGCATGCCCGTTTATGACAAGGATCGGGAAGGGCATTACAACCTGATTTCCGCGCTGCACAAATCAATGCGCGGATCCGATCCGCAGGCCGCGCTTTATTGGCTCGCCCGCATGCTCGTGGCGGGGGAAGAACCGCTCTATGTGTTGCGCCGCATCACCCGCTTTGCCGTGGAAGATATTGGTCTTGCCGATCCACGCGCACTGGAACAATGTATCGCTGCAAAAAGCGCCTATGAGTTTCTTGGTTCCCCCGAAGGCGAACTGGCGATTGTCCAAGCCTGCCTCTATTGCGCAACCGCGCCCAAATCCAATGCCGCTTACAAAGCGCAGAAAGCCGCGTGGAAGCTGGCCCGCGAGACCGGATCACTGATGCCGCCAGCCAATATCCTGAATGCGCCGACAAAGCTGATGAAGGATATTGGCTATGGCAAGGGCTATGCCTACGACCATGATAGTGATGAGGGCTTTTCCGGCGCAAACTATTGGCCGGACGAGATGCAGCCGGTCGCGCTCTATCGCCCTGCCCCGCGCGGCCTTGAGGCGAAGATCGCCGAGCGACTGGCACATTGGGAAGGCCTTCGTAAAGAGAGGGGCAAACGATGA